ataatcgaaatagaaattattgataGCAAAATTATACTCACTTTTTGAACTTTGACTCCATATTTATAAAGCAGCTTACATGCATAGAAATAATTGGTATCTTTTACTTgcgcttttaaaatttcatctccaattactatataaataagatcaatcaaaatcaaaatttgatctcaataaaaatagaatatgcatgatatttataaagatatatatatatatatacatatatacatatatacatatatatatatacatacatatatatatatatgtacatatgtgtatatattaatgttaccGATTATTCCAGCAGTTGGATGTCCTTCGCTACTTTTCAACCGAATTAATGTCCAATTCATGGTTGTTCGCCAATAACGTTTCAATAAAGTTTTTACTATGTATCGATGTAAATTCATCATAATGTTTTAACCTTACCATTAACAAGTATATACACAATGCAACGGATAATGCTAAAAGATGATATCCTACACAGCGCCTCCAACTTGAACATCCTTCAACAATACAATTTGATTTGTGTATATGATACAATAcatatgcatatgtatatctattctcctatatacgtatatactaaatttacgaatatatctttcttcgtctttcaattattattattaagaacttATATATTACTACATAAAGTCATTTGATTATTctaatcgttatatatatgtacgtatttttaatgttattacttttttatttaattaaattgaatatctaTTCATAATATCTATTCAttgttttaagtttttttaaaaatagtttcttttttttttattatatagtattgtataaaaacgatcttaattaaaactgaaataaaagaaaatgaatcttaaaagatgaattatatagatttatatcttattattctcactaacatatttatataaagtaacaatatattatttataatatttactagtGTCTTTCATCGTTTCTACATTAAGATGGCTAGTGCAACATTACGAGAAGCTGCTTTAAAATCGCCGAGAcagttgtataaatttttattgcgaGAATGCGAAAAATTGCCAAAGGAAGCGCAAGGATTTTATAGACATTCGGTTAAACAagtaaattctatattatcaatttttatgtcatcttaaatatatttaaaaatcacataTTAATCACATTGATATCTAATACTTATGgaatatatttcacatataacctattttattttttcactgtTTTCACTGTTTTCACTGTTTTCATTGTTTGTAGAATTTTAAACAACATTTAATAGAACCCGATAAGGAACGTGTTCGCCAAATTATGGAAAAAGCAATGCAAGATGCAGAATGGATAGTTAAAAaggtaataaattttcatcaatgttatcaaatattaatttttaatagtttttaatatttttaataatttgattttttttcttttatatatatatatatatatatatatatatatgtatattctaataatataaatttttcaatatgtattttaGTACACTAAACCAAAAGGaacaaagtaataaatatacaaagatattATCAGCATTGTAAATACATTctgtaatatattctttaagtaAAGgaagaatttgtaattattctattcaagACATGGATTTCAAAACCATAATAAAtgatcaaaatgaaattagtGCATCACAATTTTTGAAAGCTATTGATATATGGTGTCGTAATCCTCAAATTATAAACCGTAGAATTCTAGCatctattgaaatattgaatattgaaattaattatgatatttttaaaatttccaattatattaatactttggATGTTTCAATCTTAGGTATAAATCACCAAAAAGATGATAttgataatagaatattattggaTGCTTTGCGCATTTTTGATCAAGTGGCCATTAcaacaaatattgaaagaattcatttatatgtGACAAAACAATTGCCACGTATGCCACATATATTTTCTACtggtattgaattttttttagtgagCAACGAAAGAGGttgtgtaataaatattcacaaacCCTTTCTCGTACATAAACAATCTCTCGGTACCAGAATGCCATTTATGTTACAACAAGGAACAGATGGTTATATATCCATTAGTGTCCATCAagtgaataatattatgtccGATTTCAGCATTGAATggttaaagaaaaaacttcTTCCGTGTATCCTGAAATGGGCGAAAAGCGAATCCGGAATCCGGACACCGATTTCGTTATCTTCATTGAATTTCGTATCAACTGAAAAATATGCAAGATTATATtgcaaattgaaagaaaaatatggtaTAAGATTGATAAAGAATTGGCCTGAGAATACGGatccaataaaatttgtttatgaaGATATTGCAATCgctacttatttattattgttatgggaaaaagagagatttgAAAAGGGAATTAATGATTTACAATCATTTCTTGATTTGGGATGTGGTAATGGTTTACTcgtacatattttattcagtGAAGGTCATCGTGGATTAGGAATTGatttacgaaaaagaaaaatatgggaTTTATACCCACCTGAAACTCCATTACaagtatgtataaatttaataactatcagatttatcgtttgaaaatttgttattttgtttatatatatgtgtacacacacacacacaaagaatgaaatataattaataaaattcactaACTCGTTTTATATAGGTTTGTACCATTGTTCCATCTTCTGAAACGATATATCCGGAAGTAGATTGGATTATAGGGAATCATTCGGATGAATTAACACCGTGGATTCCTATAATTGCTGCACGTAGTTCTAGCAATTGTCGTTTCTTCTTATTACCTTGTTGTTCGTATGAACTTAACGGAACgaaatatcaaagatattgTGCCTCTAAAAGTCaatattctgaatatattgattatgtgAGAAGTATATGCGTTCAATGTGGATTCACGACGCATCttgataaattaagaattccTTCTACTAAACGAATATGCCTGATTGGATGGGAAAGAACACATGAAAACGTCAAAAATTTGGAAGATcgtattaaacaaatattaagtGCAAAGAcaactttaattaaacaaaaatatgaatcaaataaaaaaatcggtGATACGATGGAAGAATGGACTTGTGATTTTAAGCCAAGGGACAAAGTAGAAAAAGTACGAAATTGTACGCAGTTagataaaacattaattacgaatattgttaatattgtaTCAAGTCAGTTACTTCACGAAGGTTGTACtatatatatcgaagaaacgcctaaaaaattttggaatgcTGGTAGATGTCTTGAACTGCGCGAAGTCGCTAAATCAATTCCAAAAGAAGTTATGATGCACTTGCGAAAAGAATATGGAGGTCttcaaactttattaaaaaatcatagcCATATATTTCGTGTTGCTCAAGGAAaagtagaatttaatatacctggaatagaaagaattaatgaaaaatcgaaaaaaaaaagattatcgttgccacaaaaaaaaactaaatctTGTTGGTTTTATGAAAATCATCCGAATGGTTGCCCTGCAACTGAAACAAAATGTAATtacaaacattaataataatattattaacaaaaaacaattgtttcaatattaaaatgtaatattaatattacacgttaaaaatttattttcactttcatACAAATCGACGAATTTTATACATTGGACGcgattagattatatttattcgtaaaatattacgaaccaattatttaacttatatattGGAAGaacatcgaatatttattattgtctctatcattttatcgatattctgAAATTATCAAAGTCGTCATAGTTAATGAAAaagtaaatcaataataatttgtaccAGTTGCATATCATTCCTTAAGAAGTTCAACAAAcgatatattatctaaatttagaTTCTTAGTTTCGATTGTGTTTTCTTGATTATATGTTTTGGGTAAGAAAGATTGAcgtatacgattccatttctTCGTGTCAACAGTATCCAATTGATGAACACGTTTCACGTGTGTTCGAAGGTTGCCTTTTTGCGTAAAGGAATATTCACAATACGAGCAAGCATATGGACGATCGCCAGTATGATGTTTTTGATGCATCTGTAAAGTTGATTTTTGAGCAAATGATTTTGTACATAAATCACACTTGTATGGCCTTTCACCGGTATGAATTCGTTTATGTCTTTCGACTTGATAAGGTTTTGTAAATGTTTTCCCACAAATGTCACATTCTTTCTTGGATGAATTCCCTTTAATTGTTACTTTATCCGATACTGTTGGCAACGCCTTTTGCGCAGGCATCTTTGAAAATGATTCTAACTGCGGTGTCAGCGTTGGTACCGTTAAAAGACAATTACTCGATGGTGTTTTTAACATCAATTCTATATGATTTTCATTCTTATtagtattttcattattagtaTCGGATGCTAGACTAGATGTTGTTAATGTACACTCGGCATCGGAAATTATAGTCGGTCGATGATGCAAATTGTCATTTGACGATTGTGGAAGTAACGATTCTTCGGTTTGAATGGTAACAAGACcatttgttaaaagaaaatgtaaattggTAACTAAATGattgttttcatttatcgATACAATTGTTTGATTGTTGTTTGACGCGACACCTTCCGTGTCGAAGTTAATTTGATCGGATAAACAGGAAGCAGCTGTTTCGATACTATATGCATCCAAATGAGAAATTAATCCTGTTTGGGAAAGCTGTTCCTGTGATAGTTGTTGCTTTGTATCAAAGTTATTtacttccttctcttttctttcacatTTTTCAAGATTAGCTGCCACTTCGGCTATAGCCGTaacttttaaatgtttttgttttctttttggattatctttatattcacGTGCATGTTTCAATAAATGCACTTTTCTATGACCGGAAGTTCGAAATCTCGAATCACAAATAGGGCATTTAAATGGTTTCgaacctttaaaaaaaaaagaaaaaaaaaaaaaaaagagaaaaaaagaaaaaaaaatgcgaaatCAAACgatttacgaaaatatatgaaaaatatttaaaagtacataatatgaatattctttctcgaaataaattcataattaatcattcTACTTACCTGTATGTAAACGCATATGAACTTTCAAACTACCTTTGGTCGCAAATAAACTGTTGCATACGTGACaacgaaatgttttttttccgGTATGAACTTTCGTATGTGAATCCAAAGTACATTTTACAGCGAAACTTTTATTACAGTAATTGCACTTATACGGTCGTTCTCCtgtgtgtgtacgtgtatGTCTTATAAGATCACTTGGTTTGCGAAATGTTTTCGGACAATATTTACACTTATTCGTATATTCCTTCCGTTCCTTTTCCTCGACCAAGATATTCTATATgacatgtatataataattttcgctGAATAATCCtttgttatttcttctttttttttttttttttttttcatatttttgtaacaaCTTACTTCCACTCGATCCATTACTTCTTTTTCTGCTACCGTATCTAACAGAACTTTTTCCGAAACTGCAGAATCTGTatctattatgatatttaaagatGAATGACCATTTACAACTGGTTGCATTTCCGAAGAAAGTGTTGAATTTTCTGTCGTGCTATTTATTTCTGATGCATTCCATATTGGAATCTCATGAATTTTAGAGTGCGATTGTAGTTCGatcttatcattaaaatatttgtcacACGacgaacatttatataatctataaatatacaaacgaaaagttaaaaaataaaaatgattaatcataatctacactaaaataatttttcaaatcactcactgtttaataaaatgaatctttGAGTGTCTATTTAATCCAGcatttgtgtaaaattttgaagaacatTCCGTACATTGATATTCTTTTGTTCCACGATGGCTTGTCAAATGTTCCTgatatcaagaaaatatttttatctgattttaaccatatttacaattatgataaatgtaaaaaaaaaatcttacaaataaaggaaatatttattgtttatttaaaaatatttacttttaatgcaATCGTTGTGAATCCTTGTTGATTACACATATGACATTGTAATAAAGATTGTCCACGAGATATCTTACTCGTAGCGACTTTAATTTCTGTAACATCGGATGACAAACTGCGCGTATTTGATTGAGTCTTGAAATTTTGCGATGTTTCTCGAAATTCTTCTCTATGCACATTaagtatttattcattttcaatttgtccatcaaaaatcatattatagaaaattattgttttcatgtaatatatatatatgaaacagaTTATCAGAAATTAAGCAATCAACTTACGTAAAAAATATCGGGTTGATTGTACATTGCTTATGGATGATATTGCTCTTGTGAGTCTCTTCTATTGCAAATTTATCTTCTACCCCCTCTTTTCTAGGAAAATTTTGCTGAGAAACAAATACTACTGCTTGCATACCAGATCTCTCTGTTTGTTCAACGTTTGTATTATCTGATGTCGTAACACAAACAGAAAATTCATGttcatttttcacatttctAGGCAATATACTCGCCATATTAGTTGAATTTCTTGTATCTAAACCGATGTCGATTTCAGCGTCGgactgatataaataaaattattattctttcaattctttttctagtaaaaattcatagaaagcaatattttttgtctTACTTGCAAAGCAATATGATCCATCTCAAATGAATCTAATTGTGACGAAAAAACATGTTCTCTAGATGTTTCTACATTACTATCACTATTAtcgctattattattttcatatattacatTCATTACAGGCTGTTGTTCTTTCATATGATCGAAATCATTCGTATTTGTATTATTCGAATGTCTCGACTGATTACTTCCTAGGTTAAGATTCATccctatattaaaaaattgttgattcaATGTTTCTTCTATTTCCCGTATGCTTTCCTGTAATCAAAATACAGATTTATATCGAAAACTAATCGCaatgaattcttttatttaatttattggcaAGTTAACAGCACAATATACACACTGGTGTAAGTGTCTGATCGCCGGAATAAATCGGCAATGTAACTGAACCAGCTTCATCGGCGTGTAATATCTGTGAATTTTCAAGACTCGTTACAGCTATTCCCGATATGTTctctaaaaacaaaaagggacaagaaaaggggggaagggggagagagaaaagtgtatataagtgtatatatttacaatttaaaaaataattttttgatatttaaaatatatagaaatttaaaacgtACGGTTGATAAATGTTGTGGCATCGCAATTTGTTGGTAAAACggctcttattttttctttttcttcagcTATGTTTTGAAACTCGGGAAAAGTTTGCGAAAACTCTGACCCAAGTTGTgattgaaatgataattcaaCTGATCCAAGTCGAGAAAGTACAAGATTATCTGAAAATGTAGAAGAGGATGTTGTGACGATAGCGGGagtagtagtagtggtagCAATATTGGTGGTAATGGTGGAATTAATAGTTGTGATAGAGACAGAAGAGGAAGACGATTCGAGAGCCGTTTCCTGTTTAGAATTCtcctttaaatttaatttatctgaaGATTGTTCTTGAATTCTGATTTTCTGTTGTTCTAgttgctataaaaaaaatataataatatttcattattaatgacgaatccaatttttatattcttttttcccgCAAGATACTATACCCGTTGTACCAATTCATGtttatgtattttcatatGTTTCCGACAATTGAcataagttttaaaagttttgtGACAATATGGACACATGAACGGTCTTTTATTACTGTGAGTAACCATGTGTCTTTTCATGCTGCTTTgtgttgaaaattttgcatTACAAACTGAACAACCATAGGGTCTCGAATCTTCATGAGTATGCAAATGCGATTTTAAAACGCTATTCGATGTAAATCTCCTGAAATGATTTAGGATATTAATTACTTGTTCATCAAATTAGATACTACTGATGTACGCATCACAAAAAAagcattataaattcattggatgcatatttgaaaaatgaaaaaaaatatttgtatatatatatatacgtatgtatgtaatacatacatatacatacctATCGCATTTTGTGCATTTATACGGACGTTCTCCCGTATGACGACGATGATGCTGCTTCAAATGACTAATCTTTCTGAATGCTGCCTGACAAATCCAACATTTGTGCGGTCTGGTTTGGTCGATAGTTCCGTCATAAGCacgtttttcttttgaagatatttgtgctacacaaattttatttcctacaTCATTAATTAGCAACGGTTCTTGTAAAATTACTTGAGGTACTAGAGTTTCTGCTTCTtgtgataattttgatttgatattttttatttgagttTTCGATTGATTAGTAGAATGAATATCAGTATCAACTGTGATATGCATATTGGAATCCTTATTATTATCAGATTTTGCGtgtaatctattataaaatgtgtatatttgaaattcatcaattctattataataaaaaaaaaaaaagtttgtaaaGTTTACTCACCTAGTATGAGCAATTAAACTACCATGAGAGACGAATGTTTTGTCGCAAGAATTACAAACGTATCTTTTGACACTTGAATGTGTGCGTTCGTGTGCTATCATAGTAGATTTCAAAGCGAACGAACGATAACAATAGGTACACTAAAGATACAGTCaagtatagtataatatactataatataatatttcatatagaaatatgtttaaaatatgatttttttatgataaaaaatacattaatcgttattatttcataataaaaaatatattaattatatataccttAAAAGGTTTTTCTTGTGTATGTACACGCAAATGACGAATCAGATCTGATGGTTTCTTGAATTCTTTGTGACAAAAAGTACACGCGTACCATCTTACATTTCCTACGCATCGTTGTTTTATCGTCAAATATTTTCTGGAAGAATGattcggaaaaaaaaagaaaaaagaaaaaaatgatatcaacTTTTTGCAatcaataaacttatttttgtacaaataaaaaaatatattggatatataatagattaccTCGTATCACCGTCAGGTGCTCGATCCAATAATGTGACAAAATTAATACGAGCTCCAAATTTTTTTGCTTCTGATACACCtttgataaacaaaatttataaatagcgaaaaataattttaccatttattattaaaaataattcataccttcggaaataattttatttttactggATAGACCACTGTTTTTTAATGCTTGTTGCAGTATATCTTTCTTCGACACATTTTCTGATAATAAACAAGATTGGAAATTTGATGATTCCGTAGTTTGATGCGCATCAGATTCCAAAGATGCTAATTGTGTGATAACGTTATCCACGGTCGCACGTATGTCGGACTCCATAGTATCAGTTGGAAAAGTATCGTCATTAACGGCAACATCATTTccctaaaaatttcatatacttcataatacattttaataatataaaataaaaagctaTAATATGTGTCAgataacttataataatttacctcATTTATGTCGGTATGCAT
The sequence above is drawn from the Apis cerana isolate GH-2021 linkage group LG11, AcerK_1.0, whole genome shotgun sequence genome and encodes:
- the LOC108001585 gene encoding probable tRNA (uracil-O(2)-)-methyltransferase isoform X1 — protein: MDFKTIINDQNEISASQFLKAIDIWCRNPQIINRRILASIEILNIEINYDIFKISNYINTLDVSILGINHQKDDIDNRILLDALRIFDQVAITTNIERIHLYVTKQLPRMPHIFSTGIEFFLVSNERGCVINIHKPFLVHKQSLGTRMPFMLQQGTDGYISISVHQVNNIMSDFSIEWLKKKLLPCILKWAKSESGIRTPISLSSLNFVSTEKYARLYCKLKEKYGIRLIKNWPENTDPIKFVYEDIAIATYLLLLWEKERFEKGINDLQSFLDLGCGNGLLVHILFSEGHRGLGIDLRKRKIWDLYPPETPLQVCTIVPSSETIYPEVDWIIGNHSDELTPWIPIIAARSSSNCRFFLLPCCSYELNGTKYQRYCASKSQYSEYIDYVRSICVQCGFTTHLDKLRIPSTKRICLIGWERTHENVKNLEDRIKQILSAKTTLIKQKYESNKKIGDTMEEWTCDFKPRDKVEKVRNCTQLDKTLITNIVNIVSSQLLHEGCTIYIEETPKKFWNAGRCLELREVAKSIPKEVMMHLRKEYGGLQTLLKNHSHIFRVAQGKVEFNIPGIERINEKSKKKRLSLPQKKTKSCWFYENHPNGCPATETKCNYKH
- the LOC107994987 gene encoding zinc finger protein 236 isoform X2; the protein is MLMTPIAEINLLRHKSIVTDTPHMETIPINLVATEDGRTLLAVTEHKDGMLEIVATPVMLVGQNETTSSLVDIKNLNGNLILHSPVFQINVENIVNDSEFQQVSQNFEGNSDNIDRVKLQLCKEVKDKKVISQEYQSLPVDDSLADKKEEKICKQNTTNVTVKKHNLGRPKKNKINLEDSESLTCEICHQKFVKQTLYRKHMENHAEEKPHRCPKCSASFNVPSNFTLHMATHNTGEPKCPECGKKFARMASLKSHMLLHEKEENLFCTECEDAFSTKTQLDAHLKLHGEKWAMEEMRKCKLCNKQFSQPALYRLHIREHYRLQTKVVKQTKKGTKHKTMYKCTICLKSFQKPSQLMRHIRVHTGEKPFKCTVCGRAFTQKSSLQIHTWQHNGIRPHACEFCNAKFSQKGNLNAHIMRVHNIPEGEPIYKCNYCSCVFKKVGSLNSHMKRMHTDINEGNDVAVNDDTFPTDTMESDIRATVDNVITQLASLESDAHQTTESSNFQSCLLSENVSKKDILQQALKNSGLSSKNKIISEGVSEAKKFGARINFVTLLDRAPDGDTRKYLTIKQRCVGNVRWYACTFCHKEFKKPSDLIRHLRVHTQEKPFKCTYCYRSFALKSTMIAHERTHSSVKRYVCNSCDKTFVSHGSLIAHTRLHAKSDNNKDSNMHITVDTDIHSTNQSKTQIKNIKSKLSQEAETLVPQVILQEPLLINDVGNKICVAQISSKEKRAYDGTIDQTRPHKCWICQAAFRKISHLKQHHRRHTGERPYKCTKCDRRFTSNSVLKSHLHTHEDSRPYGCSVCNAKFSTQSSMKRHMVTHSNKRPFMCPYCHKTFKTYVNCRKHMKIHKHELQLEQQKIRIQEQSSDKLNLKENSKQETALESSSSSVSITTINSTITTNIATTTTTPAIVTTSSSTFSDNLVLSRLGSVELSFQSQLGSEFSQTFPEFQNIAEEKEKIRAVLPTNCDATTFINQNISGIAVTSLENSQILHADEAGSVTLPIYSGDQTLTPESIREIEETLNQQFFNIGMNLNLGSNQSRHSNNTNTNDFDHMKEQQPVMNVIYENNNSDNSDSNVETSREHVFSSQLDSFEMDHIALQSDAEIDIGLDTRNSTNMASILPRNVKNEHEFSVCVTTSDNTNVEQTERSGMQAVVFVSQQNFPRKEGVEDKFAIEETHKSNIIHKQCTINPIFFTEEFRETSQNFKTQSNTRSLSSDVTEIKVATSKISRGQSLLQCHMCNQQGFTTIALKEHLTSHRGTKEYQCTECSSKFYTNAGLNRHSKIHFIKQLYKCSSCDKYFNDKIELQSHSKIHEIPIWNASEINSTTENSTLSSEMQPVVNGHSSLNIIIDTDSAVSEKVLLDTVAEKEVMDRVENILVEEKERKEYTNKCKYCPKTFRKPSDLIRHTRTHTGERPYKCNYCNKSFAVKCTLDSHTKVHTGKKTFRCHVCNSLFATKGSLKVHMRLHTGSKPFKCPICDSRFRTSGHRKVHLLKHAREYKDNPKRKQKHLKVTAIAEVAANLEKCERKEKEVNNFDTKQQLSQEQLSQTGLISHLDAYSIETAASCLSDQINFDTEGVASNNNQTIVSINENNHLVTNLHFLLTNGLVTIQTEESLLPQSSNDNLHHRPTIISDAECTLTTSSLASDTNNENTNKNENHIELMLKTPSSNCLLTVPTLTPQLESFSKMPAQKALPTVSDKVTIKGNSSKKECDICGKTFTKPYQVERHKRIHTGERPYKCDLCTKSFAQKSTLQMHQKHHTGDRPYACSYCEYSFTQKGNLRTHVKRVHQLDTVDTKKWNRIRQSFLPKTYNQENTIETKNLNLDNISFVELLKE
- the LOC108001585 gene encoding probable tRNA (uracil-O(2)-)-methyltransferase isoform X2 encodes the protein MPHIFSTGIEFFLVSNERGCVINIHKPFLVHKQSLGTRMPFMLQQGTDGYISISVHQVNNIMSDFSIEWLKKKLLPCILKWAKSESGIRTPISLSSLNFVSTEKYARLYCKLKEKYGIRLIKNWPENTDPIKFVYEDIAIATYLLLLWEKERFEKGINDLQSFLDLGCGNGLLVHILFSEGHRGLGIDLRKRKIWDLYPPETPLQVCTIVPSSETIYPEVDWIIGNHSDELTPWIPIIAARSSSNCRFFLLPCCSYELNGTKYQRYCASKSQYSEYIDYVRSICVQCGFTTHLDKLRIPSTKRICLIGWERTHENVKNLEDRIKQILSAKTTLIKQKYESNKKIGDTMEEWTCDFKPRDKVEKVRNCTQLDKTLITNIVNIVSSQLLHEGCTIYIEETPKKFWNAGRCLELREVAKSIPKEVMMHLRKEYGGLQTLLKNHSHIFRVAQGKVEFNIPGIERINEKSKKKRLSLPQKKTKSCWFYENHPNGCPATETKCNYKH
- the LOC107994987 gene encoding zinc finger protein 236 isoform X1 — protein: MLMTPIAEINLLRHKSIVTDTPHMETIPINLVATEDGRTLLAVTEHKDGMLEIVATPVMLVGQNETTSSLVDIKNLNGNLILHSPVFQINVENIVNDSEFQQVSQNFEGNSDNIDRVKLQLCKEVKDKKVISQEYQSLPVDDSLADKKEEKICKQNTTNVTVKKHNLGRPKKNKINLEDSESLTCEICHQKFVKQTLYRKHMENHAEEKPHRCPKCSASFNVPSNFTLHMATHNTGEPKCPECGKKFARMASLKSHMLLHEKEENLFCTECEDAFSTKTQLDAHLKLHGEKWAMEEMRKCKLCNKQFSQPALYRLHIREHYRLQTKVVKQTKKGTKHKTMYKCTICLKSFQKPSQLMRHIRVHTGEKPFKCTVCGRAFTQKSSLQIHTWQHNGIRPHACEFCNAKFSQKGNLNAHIMRVHNIPEGEPIYKCNYCSCVFKKVGSLNSHMKRMHTDINEGNDVAVNDDTFPTDTMESDIRATVDNVITQLASLESDAHQTTESSNFQSCLLSENVSKKDILQQALKNSGLSSKNKIISEGVSEAKKFGARINFVTLLDRAPDGDTRKYLTIKQRCVGNVRWYACTFCHKEFKKPSDLIRHLRVHTQEKPFKCTYCYRSFALKSTMIAHERTHSSVKRYVCNSCDKTFVSHGSLIAHTRLHAKSDNNKDSNMHITVDTDIHSTNQSKTQIKNIKSKLSQEAETLVPQVILQEPLLINDVGNKICVAQISSKEKRAYDGTIDQTRPHKCWICQAAFRKISHLKQHHRRHTGERPYKCTKCDRRFTSNSVLKSHLHTHEDSRPYGCSVCNAKFSTQSSMKRHMVTHSNKRPFMCPYCHKTFKTYVNCRKHMKIHKHELVQRQLEQQKIRIQEQSSDKLNLKENSKQETALESSSSSVSITTINSTITTNIATTTTTPAIVTTSSSTFSDNLVLSRLGSVELSFQSQLGSEFSQTFPEFQNIAEEKEKIRAVLPTNCDATTFINQNISGIAVTSLENSQILHADEAGSVTLPIYSGDQTLTPESIREIEETLNQQFFNIGMNLNLGSNQSRHSNNTNTNDFDHMKEQQPVMNVIYENNNSDNSDSNVETSREHVFSSQLDSFEMDHIALQSDAEIDIGLDTRNSTNMASILPRNVKNEHEFSVCVTTSDNTNVEQTERSGMQAVVFVSQQNFPRKEGVEDKFAIEETHKSNIIHKQCTINPIFFTEEFRETSQNFKTQSNTRSLSSDVTEIKVATSKISRGQSLLQCHMCNQQGFTTIALKEHLTSHRGTKEYQCTECSSKFYTNAGLNRHSKIHFIKQLYKCSSCDKYFNDKIELQSHSKIHEIPIWNASEINSTTENSTLSSEMQPVVNGHSSLNIIIDTDSAVSEKVLLDTVAEKEVMDRVENILVEEKERKEYTNKCKYCPKTFRKPSDLIRHTRTHTGERPYKCNYCNKSFAVKCTLDSHTKVHTGKKTFRCHVCNSLFATKGSLKVHMRLHTGSKPFKCPICDSRFRTSGHRKVHLLKHAREYKDNPKRKQKHLKVTAIAEVAANLEKCERKEKEVNNFDTKQQLSQEQLSQTGLISHLDAYSIETAASCLSDQINFDTEGVASNNNQTIVSINENNHLVTNLHFLLTNGLVTIQTEESLLPQSSNDNLHHRPTIISDAECTLTTSSLASDTNNENTNKNENHIELMLKTPSSNCLLTVPTLTPQLESFSKMPAQKALPTVSDKVTIKGNSSKKECDICGKTFTKPYQVERHKRIHTGERPYKCDLCTKSFAQKSTLQMHQKHHTGDRPYACSYCEYSFTQKGNLRTHVKRVHQLDTVDTKKWNRIRQSFLPKTYNQENTIETKNLNLDNISFVELLKE